A window of Cucurbita pepo subsp. pepo cultivar mu-cu-16 chromosome LG06, ASM280686v2, whole genome shotgun sequence contains these coding sequences:
- the LOC111797627 gene encoding pentatricopeptide repeat-containing protein At1g77360, mitochondrial-like encodes MVEAMAENPKIGVKKPFKLPPSSSPPLVKSPRLPVHLDAPDISPAAKTVCKVLVRASPNDVEAALSATGVVPSPELVQEVLRVSYNYPSSAIKFFRWARQLAKQSAYSWNLMVDLLGKNELFDQMWNAIRTMREEKVLSLPTFVSVFGSYCSAGRFKDAIKSFEVMDRYDVEKDVVAVNSLLSAICTEENQTSKAWEFFKKHKEKIPLDGDSYAILLEGWEKEGNVEKAEVTFDEMVKRVGWNPENVSAYDAFLITLVRRGQSAEAVKVLLEIKNNGCSPGLKFLSNALDSLINQNDATHAILLWDIAVGNGLVPNLIMYNAIIGLLSEKGKIEDSFRLLDAMVFHGAFPNSLTYNLIFSCLIKNKKVKEASQFFREMVKNECPPTPSNCAAAITMLFDGYDPETAIDIWNFMVDNNIKPMDASANALLIGLCDLDRLTEVRRFADDMLDQRIGIFESTMKFLRNGFYQQRGRFRDSYDSLFRRWRDS; translated from the coding sequence CAAATCCCCTCGCCTCCCCGTGCATCTCGACGCGCCTGACATATCGCCGGCTGCCAAAACCGTTTGCAAAGTCCTGGTCAGAGCCTCGCCAAATGATGTAGAAGCCGCGCTCTCCGCGACGGGAGTAGTTCCGTCGCCAGAGCTTGTCCAAGAAGTTCTAAGGGTTTCTTACAACTATCCGTCGTCGGCGATCAAATTCTTCCGGTGGGCGAGGCAGTTGGCGAAGCAGTCGGCGTACTCGTGGAATCTGATGGTTGATTTGCTGGGCAAGAATGAATTGTTCGATCAAATGTGGAACGCCATCCGCACcatgagagaagaaaaagtcCTTTCATTACCAACTTTCGTGTCTGTTTTCGGGAGTTATTGTTCGGCTGGCAGGTTCAAAGATGCGATTAAGAGCTTTGAAGTGATGGATAGGTACGACGTCGAGAAGGATGTGGTGGCGGTGAATTCTCTACTGAGTGCAATTTGCACCGAGGAAAATCAAACATCAAAGGCTTGGGAGTTCTTTAAAAAGCACAAAGAGAAGATTCCTCTAGATGGGGACTCATACGCCATTTTATTGGAAGGATGGGAGAAAGAAGGCAATGTGGAGAAAGCCGAGGTTACATTTGATGAAATGGTGAAAAGAGTTGGTTGGAATCCTGAAAATGTTTCAGCTTATGATGCATTTTTGATAACATTGGTTCGTCGGGGCCAATCTGCAGAGGCAGTTAAAGTTCTACTAGAAATAAAGAACAATGGTTGCTCTCCAGGTTTGAAATTCCTATCCAATGCTCTTGATAGTCTCATTAACCAAAATGATGCAACCCATGCGATTCTATTGTGGGATATAGCTGTAGGAAATGGATTAGTTCCAAACTTGATTATGTACAATGCCATAATCGGATTGCTTAGTGAGAAGGGTAAAATTGAAGACTCATTTCGGCTCTTGGACGCCATGGTTTTCCATGGAGCTTTTCCCAACTCCCTCACTTACAACCTGATCTTCAGCTGTTTgattaagaacaagaaagtTAAGGAAGCAAGCCAATTTTTCAGGGAAATGGTAAAGAATGAGTGCCCTCCCACCCCTTCTAATTGTGCTGCAGCTATCACAATGTTGTTTGATGGTTATGACCCTGAAACAGCCATTGATATATGGAACTTCATGGTTGATAATAACATCAAGCCTATGGATGCAAGTGCAAATGCACTGCTTATTGGTCTCTGCGACTTGGATCGATTAACAGAGGTTAGACGATTTGCTGATGATATGCTAGATCAACGAATCGGAATATTCGAATCGACTATGAAGTTCTTACGGAATGGTTTCTATCAGCAGAGGGGAAGATTCAGAGATAGTTATGATAGTCTTTTTCGTAGGTGGAGAGACTCCTAA